A stretch of DNA from Takifugu rubripes unplaced genomic scaffold, fTakRub1.2, whole genome shotgun sequence:
TTCCAGAAGGGATTTTACTGACTAATTTGTGCCCcatgaaggtgctgagaagaagctgagtggatgctgctgagcgggcagaagccagaagacctggcctgttaaatgggtccacaggtgtcttctggaaggttctgcagcctgagaacctgttgcagacgatgagcaggtgcagcaggccagagtgtgactgtggggacgagaccgataaaatcacttcctgtgctgcggctgtgtgcttcctgtgatggtgtcctagcaacagtgaaaccacacgttctgggggagcaacgctgaaagagacgcagaaaccttcacagcaaccttcggctccttgcagcatcttctcaccacatttatcttctggacacTTTTAGAATTATTCGGACTTAATTTGTATGTAATGATCAACGAACCATTTCTGGATTTCTCCgtaataaacaggaaatcttcTGTGTCTTCCAATATCGTCCCTAAAGATCAACATGTGAGCAGCAACCGTCTCATTCTGCCGCTTCCTaataacaaacatgtcaaacaggaagtgatcgaGACGCTGTCATCGGTCCAGAAATTCAtcaacaaagatgaaaaaatgacatcaaactacaaagagtttggtgacctcacaacgaggattcagcttcctgttcagacagatttactttattgatcaaagctggcaaattacagttattattgctggagagaagcttttattctgcgagaggaaaagtcccagtggaaaaggaagcagtgagaggacgagacaggatggtggactggaaccagtcagtcagcctgtttctggttgttggtgaggaagaggagcagagagattccacagcagctcagcagactcttcatcatcagggccgtgtagacaaaagagagcagcttcatcctcagcacagacggggggatggacggagggacggacggggggatggacggggggacagacggagggatggatggagggatggacggggggatggacggggggacagtcggggggatggacggggggacagaCGTAGGGATGGACGGGCGAACTGGTGCAACctctggaagacaaacacagtgaagaagaaagatcagcccacctgaaggtgtctcaagatggctgagggacaggacatcagcaccttgctgggactgggccttcaccgCCCCCCCCTCGTGCTGCACGGAGCAGCGGTATTTATAGGTGTGGACGGCGTCCCGGTCCAGCagtctgatggaggtgatgcggcccggctctctgagctgcagctcttcttcatggGCAGGAGGTGACTCCTCCACAGCACTGTCGGCCCgttgtctcctccaggagaacctcaccagaggaggaaccatgtctgaggccacacacagcagggcgGTCCTCCCCTCCAGAGGATCTCTGGATGCTGCTGGGTACACGCTCAACACAGGCTGGACCAGCGCCGCATCTGTGGTGAGACACCAGAGTTACTGCTCTCACTGGCCCTGAGGGGTCaacgctggaggtcagaggtcagctcaaccacacatgcacatcgtGCGCTCACACAACTCATTCATAATCGATAATCTACctatttattcaccaataatccacagataatctacccatttattcaccaataatctaccgataatctacccatttattcaccaataatccactgataatctacccatttattcaccaaacatctattgataatctacccatttattcaacAATAATAcactgataatcgacccatttattcaccaataatccattgataatctacccatttattcaccaataatccaccgataatttacccatttattcaccaataatccaccgataatctacccatttttAACCAATTATCCACAGataatccacccatttattcaccaattatccacagataatctacccatttattcaccaataatccattgataatctacccatttattcaccaataatcttcCGATAATCAACCCttttttcaccaataatctacgataatctacccattcattcaccaataatccactgataatctacccatttattcacaaataaTCTACCCataatctacccattaattcaccaataatcctcaAAAAttctacccattaattcaccgATAATCTACTGGTAATCTACCGTTTTATTCACCAATAGtctattgataatctacccatttattctctaataatccaccgataatcgacccatttattcaccaataatccaccgataatcgacccatttattcaccaataatccaccgataatcgacccatttattcaccaataatccaccgataatcgacccatttattcaccaataatccactgataatctacccatttattcaccaataatccaccgatattctacccatttattcaccaataatcacagataatctacccatttattcaccaataatccacagataatctacccatttattcaccaataatccaccgataatctacccatttattcaccaataatccaccgataatctacccatttattcaccaataatccactgatattctacccatttattcaccaataatccactgataatctacccatttattctccaataatccaccgataatctacccatttattcaccaataatccacagataatctgcccatttattcaccaataatccacagatattctacccatttattcaccaataatcacagataatatacccatttattcaccaataatccactgatattctacccatttattcaccaataatcacagataatctacccattaattcaccaataatccactgataatctacccatttattcaccaataatcctcagataatctacccatttattcaccaataatccacagataatctacccatttattcaccaataatccactgataatccacccatttattcaccaataatccatggATGAATCCAGCTAAATTCCCGTCTGTGCTcttgtgtttatggttttatagATAATCTTCTTGAGtgtcaatatttcttttttgtcttttgatcgTTATTAAAAGGTTTGGAGCAAAGTTTGATTCTCACCTGAGACGACGAGTCTGGTTCCAGATCCAAAAATCCAGACACAGTGAAACAGAGAAGGacaaaatctgctgctgaacatttgagtcgaggttctgatcctgaagattcctgtttcagtacaggtgactctgacatca
This window harbors:
- the LOC115248600 gene encoding protein ALEX-like codes for the protein MFSSRFCPSLFHCVWIFGSGTRLVVSDAALVQPVLSVYPAASRDPLEGRTALLCVASDMVPPLVRFSWRRQRADSAVEESPPAHEEELQLREPGRITSIRLLDRDAVHTYKYRCSVQHEGGAVKAQSQQEVAPVRPSIPTSVPPSIPPTVPPSIPPSIPPSIPPSVPPSIPPSVPPSIPPSVLRMKLLSFVYTALMMKSLLSCCGISL